A stretch of DNA from Pseudonocardia hierapolitana:
TGGCCGGTTTCGACCCGTACGCGGTGGGCCCGGAGGCGATGCCGGGGATCTTCGCCGACAACGTCCACTACTTCTGGCAGGACACCCCCGCGCCCTACGGGCCGCTCTTCATCCTGATCGCGAAGGCCGTCGCGTGGGTCACCGGCGACACGATCATCCTCGGCGTCGTGCTCATGCGGCTCGCGCTGCTGCCCGGCCTGCTGCTGTTCGTGTGGGCGCTGCCCGAGCTCACCCGCCGTCTCGGCGGCCGGGTGTCGGTGGCGCTGTGGGTGGCCGTGGCCAACCCGGTGATGGTGATCCACATGGTCGGCGGCGGCCACAACGACCTGCTCGTGGTCGGCCTGCTCGCCGCAGGAGCGCTTGTCGCGCTGCGCGGCGGCCACGTCGCCGGGATCGCGCTCGTCACGGGCGCGATGGCCGTCAAGGCCAGTGCCGCCATCGCGCTGCCGTTCCTCGTGCTCGTGTGGGCGGCACACATGTCCGGTTCGCAGCGGGTCCGGATCGCCAAGGCGATCGCGGCGGGCGGCGGGGTCTTCGTCGCGGTGTTCGCCGCGTGCACGCTCGCCGCCGGTGTCTCGCTCGGCTGGCTGCCCGCGCTGAGCGCACCGTCGATGATCGTCAACTGGATGTCGCTCCCCACCGCGGTCGGCGAGTTCACCCACTCGCTGGTCAGCGTGCTCGTCAACGTCCCGAAGCAGCCGTTCATCAACGTCTCGCGCGTGCTCGGCGGGATCCTGCTGGTCTACGTCGCGGTGCGGCAGTGGTGGGCGGCACGCGACGGCGGGCCGGACGCCGTGCGCCGGGCAGGCGTGGTGCTCCTGGCCACCGCCGTGCTCTCCCCCGCCATGCTGCCGTGGTACGTCAGCTGGGGAATGACGCTGCTCGCGGCCGCCGCGTGGTCGGTGCGCGCGCTGCAGTTCGCCGTGTTCGTGTCGGTGATGCTCACCATCTGCTACTACTCCAACGGCGAGGACGCCCTCTACAACCCGCCCTACCTCATCGCGTGGGCGCTGGTGGCGCTGCTCGCCGCCGTGTCGCTGGTGCGCCCCGACCCGCTGCGGCTGTCCGCGGGTGCCTGGCAGCGCGGACGGCAGCCGTTCCCCGAACCGACAACCGTGCCCGCGACGTCGTCGCCCGCCGCGGCGGGCGTCGACGGTGCCGAACGCGGCACGAGCTGAGCTCGACGCCGCCGGGATCACGGATCCGGCGCTGCGGGCCGGCTACGTCGTCTGCCGGGCGCTGAACGCGCACCACGGGCGCACGTACTTCCTCGCCACCCGCCTGCTCCCCGCCGCCAGGCGGCCCGCGGTCCACGCGCTGTACGGGTTCGCGCGGTACGCGGACGAGATCGTCGACGACCTCGGCGACGCCCGCCCCGCCGCCGAGAAGGCGGCCGAGATCGACCTGCTGGGGTTGCGGTTGCGACAGGCGCTGGCCGGGGAGCGTGCGGAGCAGCCGGTTCTCGCCGCCGTCGCCGACACGGCCCGGCGGTACGCGCTCGCTCCCACCCTCTTCGCCGACTTCCTCGCGTCGATGCGGATGGACACCGAGGTCACCGCGTACGCCACGTTCGACGAGCTCGGCCGCTACATGCACGGTTCGGCCGCGGTGATCGGTCTCCTGATGCTGCCCGTCCTCGGCACCACGGTGCCCCGCGAGGAGGCCGAGGGACCGGCGGCGGCGCTCGGCGTGGCGTTCCAGCTCACCAACTTCCTGCGCGACGTCGGCGAGGACCTCGACCGGGGCCGGGTCTACCTGCCCACCGACGAGCTGGCGGCGTTCGGCGTCGACCGGGAGCTACTGGCGTGGTGCCGCCGCACCCGCAGGCCCGACCCGCGCGTGCGCCGCGCGCTGGCCCACCTCGTCGCGCACACCCGCGCGGTCTACCGCCGCGCCGCGCCGGGGATCGGGATGCTCGAACCGGTCTCCCGCGCCTGCGTGGCCTGCGCGTTCACCCTCTACCGCGGCATCCTCGACCAGATCGAGGCCGCCGACTACGACATCCTCAACCGCCGCGTCTCGGTCCCCCGGCACACCCGGCTCGCGGTGGCCGTCCCCGGCCTCGTCCGCGCCCTCGCCGCCCGCGCCCGCTCCTGACGCCCGGGGCCCGACTCGCCGCGTCGAGACGTCGGACTCGCCGCGCCGGAACGCCCGACTCGCCGTGCTGGAACGCCCGACTCGCCGCGTCGAGACGTCGGACTCGCCGTGCTGGAACGCTCGACTCGCCGTGGTAGAACGTCGGACTCGCGCCCGGGATGCGAGCCCTGGCAGGCGAGTCTTGCGTTCAGGCGCGGCGAGTCTTGCGTTCGGGCGCGGCGAGTCGGGCGTCTGCGCGCGGTGAGTCGTGCGTCAGAACGCCATGGCCTGCGCTCTGCGCTTCACCTCGCGGTGCCGGCCCGCGCGCAGGGATGCGACCGGGGTGCCCGGTAGCGAGTCGTCCTCGGCGAAGAGCCAGCGCAGGATGTCCGGGTCTGCGTAGCCACCGTCGCGCAGGACCGTGATGGTGCCGGACAGCCCCTTGATCACCTCGCCGTCGTCGCCGAGGAAGTCGGTCGGGACGACGACCTCTCCTTCGCGCCGGAACGACAGCAGATGGCCGTCACGGACGAGCTGGTGCACCCGGGAGACCGGTTGGCCAAGCCGCTGTGCGACCTCCACGACCGGCAGGGTCGCGATGTCCGCCGACAGCCCGAGAACCTCGTTCACGGGGCGATACGATGCCACAGGCGCGCCGCGCGGGAGAAGCCGAATGCGCGGACGGTACCGTCATCGCGTGAACGCCCCGCCTGCCGCGCTGCTGGACGCGCGCTACCGGGTGGGCTCGTTGCTCGCCCGCGGCGGGATGTCCACGGTCTACCGGGGCACCGACACGCGGCTCGACCGGCCGGTCGCGATCAAGGTGATGGATCCCCGGTTGGCCGCCGATCCCGCGTTCCGCGGCCGGCTCGAGCGCGAGGCCCGTTCGGCGGCACGCATCGATCACCCGGCCGTCGTCGACGTGTACGACCAGGGCCAGGCCGCCACCGGCGCCGGCACCGGCCTGGGCGGCGACGGGCCGCTCCTGTTCCTCGTCATGGAGCTGGTGGAGGGCGGCACGCTGCGCGACGTCCTGCGCGCGCGGGGCGCGCTCGGGGTGCCTGCCGCGTTCGCCGTGATGGAGCAGGTGCTCTCCGGCCTGGCGGCGGCTCACCGGATCGGTCTCGTGCACCGCGACGTGAAGCCGGAGAACGTGCTGATCAGCCGGACGGGCGAGGTCAAGGTCGCCGACTTCGGCCTGGTCACCGCGAGCGCCCAGGCGGGCCCCAGCACGGCCGGCATGATCATGGGGACGGTCGCGTACCTCTCCCCCGAGCAGGTCGCCACCGGCAACGCCGACGCCCGCAGCGACGTGTACGCGGCCGGCATCATGCTGTACGAGCTCCTCACCGGCGCGCCGCCCTACAGCGGCGACACCGCGCTCTCGGTGGCCTACCGCCACGTGAACTCCGACGTACCGCCGCCGTCGCAGATCGCCGGCGAGGTGCCCCCCGAGCTGGACGAGCTCGTGCTGCGCGCCACCCGTCGCGACCCGGCCGTCCGGCCGGACGACGCCGCGGCGATGCTCGCGGAAATGCACCGGGTGGCCGTGCGGCTGGAGGTCCCGCGCGTGCCACCGCCGGTTCCGCCCCCGCGCCCGCTCGAGGAGCAGGACACCGTGCCCGCGGCACCGCAGCGCCTCGCAGGGGGCACGGCGAGCACACCAGGCGGCACGGCGGTGAGCGCGGCCCTCCCCGCCCCGGGACCGCGCGGCACCCGCGCCCTCCCCCGTCCGGACGACGGCACCCCACCGCCGCACGTGCGGGCCCGCAGGCGCAGCCGCCGGGCCTTCACCTTCTGGACGGCGGTCGTCCTCGTGCTGGCGCTGCTCGTCGGGGTCACGGCGTGGTGGCTGGGTAGCGGGCGCTGGACCGAGATGCCGAGCCTGGTGGGGTTGGACGCGGCGGCGGCGCAGCAGCTGCTCGCCGACTCCGATCTCGTCGTACGGGTGATCGAGGCCTACGACGACGAGGTCGCCGACGGCCTCGTCAGCGCCACGGACCCGGCGGCGCAGGCGGCGTTGCTGCGCGGCAGCACCGTGCAGATCACGGTCTCGACCGGACGCCCGACGGTGCCCGAGATCGCGCCGGGCACCTCGGTGGCGGCCGCCGAGCAGGCGCTGCGCGACGCGGGTCTCACGCCCGTGCACGGCTCGGACGACACCGACGACAGCGACTCCGTCCCGGCGGGCTCCGTGCTGCGGACCGCCCCGGAGGCCGGCACCGAGCTGCGGCTCGGCGCCCCGGTGACGATCGTGGTGAGCAGCGGCGAGTCCGACACCGTGCAGGTGCCCGACGTGGTCGGCAAGGACTTCGACGACGCCGAGGACGTCCTCGACGAGCTCGACCTCGACGCCGAGGGGCGCAGCGCGATCCCGTTCCTCGGCCGTAGCGACGGCCAGGTGGTCGAGCAGAGCCCGCGTGCGGGCACGACGGTGGAGCGCGGCTCGACGGTCACCCTGATCACGGTCTGACCGCCCCGGCGGGCTCAGCCCCGGAGCATCTCCGCCACGAGGAACGCGAGCTCCAGCGACTGCTGGGTGTTCAGGCGCGGGTCGCAGGCCGTCTCGTAGCGGCCGGCGAGGTCGGCGTCGGAGATCTCCTGTGCGCCGCCGAGGCACTCGGTGACGTCCTCACCCGTGACCTCGACGTGGATGCCGCCCGGGTGGGTGCCCAACGCCCTGTGCACCTCGAAGAAGCCCTGCACCTCGTCGACGATCCGGTCGAAGTGCCGGGTCTTGTAGCCGGTGGTGGACTCGTGGGTGTTGCCGTGCATCGGGTCGCACTGCCAGATGACCTTGTGCCCGGACGCCTCGACCTTCTCCACGATCGCGGGCAGCACGTCGCGGACCCGCCCGTTGCCCATCCGGCTCACCAGCGTGAGACGACCGGGGGTGGCGTGCGGGTCGAGCCGTTCGACGTACTCGACGGCCAGCTCCGGGGTGGTGGTGGGGCCGATCTTGAGACCGATCGGGTTGGACAGCAGCTCCGCGAACGCGATGTGCGCGCCGTCGAGCTGGCGGGTGCGCTCCCCGATCCACAGGAAGTGCGCCGACAGGTCGTAGAGCCGCGGCTCGGGTGCGCGGGTGTCCAGGCGCAGCATCGAGCGCTCGTAGTCGATGAGCAGCGCCTCGTGGCTCGCGTAGAACTCGACGCTGTGCAGGTTGTGGTCGTCCACCCCGCAGGCCTGCATGAAGTTCAGCGCGCGCTCGATCTCGGTGGCGATGTCCTCGAACCGCTCCCCCGCCGGTGAGGTGCGCACGAAGTCCTTGTTCCAGTCGTGCACCATCGTCAGGTCGGCCATGCCGGTGGCGGTGAGCGCCCGCACCAGGTTCATCGCCGCGCCCGCGTTGGCGTAGGCGCGCACCATGCGCGAGGGGTCGGGCACCCGGGCCTCGAGCGTCGGGTGCAGCGAGTTGACGATGTCGCCGCGGTAGGACGGCAGGCCGAGCGCGTCGATGGGAGCGCTGCGCGGCTTGGCGTACTGACCGGCGATCCGCCCGACCTTCACGACCGGCATCGACGCGCCGTAGGTCAGCACGATGGCCATCTGCAGCAGCGTGCGGATGGTGGCGCGGATGTGCGGCTCGGTGTTGTCGACGAACGTCTCGGCGCAGTCGCCACCCTGTAGCAGGAACGCCTCACCCCTGGCCACGGCGGCGAGGCGCTCCCGCAACCGGTCGACCTCCGGCGGGAGTGTGACGGGCGGCACACTCTCGAGCACGGTGCGGACATGGGCGACCTGCTCCCCGTCGGGCCACTCCGGCTGCTGCGCCGCCGGGCGGGCCAGCGCGTCGTCGAGGCGAGCCCGCAGCTCAGATGGCAGCGGAGGCAACTCGGGCAGCACCTCGACCGGTGCGTCGACCGTCCAGTTCACGATGTCCAAGAGTAGGCCGTCGTGCGGCGGCGGCACGCGCCGGATCCACCAGTGGCCGTGATCACCCGTTCGGCCCGATTCCGGAGTGGACGGTTCCGGGCACAGAGGCGTCATGGCTACTCTGTTGTGGATCCTGGCAGTGGTCCTCGTCGTCGCCGGCATCTTCGCGATCCTCCGGCGCCAGTTGATCTGGGGAATCGTGCTCATCATCGTCGGCCTGCTCGTGGGGCCGGGCGGTGTGAGCATCTTCAACGTTTGACGCCCCAGAGCTCAGCGAGCGGCCACCGCCGCCTCTATCGCCTCCCACCGCCTCCGGTTCAGCCGCGCGTCGGCGAGCGCGTCGTGCGCGTCGGCCGTGGGCGGTGGGAGCGGTGGCCGCCCGGCATCCTCCCAGCGCTGCCTCAGCTCGCGGGTGAACCGCGGCAGGGCGCGGGGCAGCGCCGGCATGGCGCCCCACAGCTGGCACAGCGCCACGTGGTCGTACGCGGCGATCCACGCCCACAGCTCCACATCACCCGGTGCCGCGGTGAGGAACTGCAGCAGGTCGGTGCGCAACCGGGCGCGGGACCGCCAGGCCGGGTCCGCGGGTGACGGCAGCTTCGGCAGTACGTTCGCGCGGACCCACGGCCCAGCGCGGGTGGGGTCGAACTCGGTGGACACCGCGTAGAACTCGCGCCCGTCCTCCCCGACCACGCCGATCGACACCAGGTCGATCGTCGTCCCGTCCTCGATGAACTCGCAGTCGTAGAAGAACCGCACGTCGAGAGGTTAGTTGACGATGCTCCCCGAGCGCGCGCCGCTAGCCGTCTTCTGACTCGTCGGAGTCCTCGTCCGTCTCGGGCTTCGCGTTGTCCGCCTCGGAGGACTCCTTCTCGATGTCCGTGTCGGCTGCGCCCGTGTCGGCCGCACCCGTGCCGGCCGCGCCTGCGTCGGCGGCGGCCGGGAGGCTCGGGGCGGAGGTCGTCGACGCGGGTTCCTCCTTCTCCTCCCCGTTGGGGGTGGCCCGCCCGTTCACGGCCGCGGCCGGCGGGCGCGGGGCGGCAGGCGCCTTGGTCGCCCGCGGCCGCTGTGTGGGCCGCGCCGCCGGTTCCGGTTCCGGCTCGGGTTCCGGCTCGGCCGAGGGAGGTGCCGCGGGCGCCTCCACTGGCGCAGGCGGGGCGGAGGTGGCGGTCGGGAAGGGCTGGGTCAGCCCGGTGAAGCCCTGACGCTCGGACGTGGGGCCCTGCAACCAGGACGCCAGGGTCGTCGTCGCCGCGATCACGACCACGGCGACGGCCGCGAACACCGCCCACGGGGCGACCCCGCCCGACCAGGTCGTCGGCTCGGGCGCGGGCGTGGGCGCCACCACGCGCGGGAGTTCGGTGGTGGGCCGGTCGTCCGAGGTTGCGACGAACGTCGGGTTCTCGTCGAGGTCGTCCTGCACGGAGTCGACGTGCTCGGCGGCCGGCTCGCGTTCCTCCGCCGTGCCGGAACCGAGCAGGACGTCCTCGTGCTCGGCACCGACGAGTGGGTCGTCGGCGCGCAAGGGGTCGTCCGGCTCTGCCACACCCGACCATCGCGCCACGCCAGCACGGTATTACCTGCGCGATACCGGGGTCGCCCCTGGGTCGGGTAGCTAGCTGGCTCGCGTGCCCGGCACGCGGCTCGCGGCGCGGCCGTCGCCGCCCTCGCCGTCGGTGGTGATCGGCGGCGTGGTGGTGGTCGTGGCGGTGTCCGTTGCCTCCGACGCCGCTGCCGCCTTCTCCTTGACCGACGCCGCGTACAGGTCGACGTAGGTCTGACCGGACAGCTCCATGAGCGCGTACATGATCTCGTCGGTCATCGAACGCTCGATGAACCGGTCGCCCGCCATCCCGGCGTACCGGGAGAAGTCCAGCGGCGGGCCGATCTTGATGCGCACCTTGCGCGGCCGCCAGATCCGCGACCCGATCGGGTTGACCTTGTCGGTGCCGATCATCGCCACCGGGACCACCGTGACGTCCGCCTCGAGCGCCATCCGCGCAACACCCGTCTTGCCCTTGTAGAGCCGCCCGTCGGGCGATCGGGTGCCCTCGGGGTAGATGCCGAGCAGGTTGCCCTCGCGCAGCAGGCGGACGGCGGTGTCCATCGCCGCCTGCGCCGCCGATCCCCCCGACCGGTCGATCGGCACCTGGCCCACCCCGGTGAAGAAGATCTTCTTGAGCCACCCGACGAGGCCCGGCTGGATGAAGTACTCGCGCTTGGCGAGGAACGTGATGCGCCTGGGCACGAGCAACGGCAGGAAGAAGGAGTCGGCGACGGCGAGGTGATTGCTCGCCAGGATCGCCCCGCCCCGCGCGGGGACGTGCTCGAGGCCCTCGATCGATGGCCGGAAGAACAGTCGCAGCAGCGGGCCGAGGAGCACGAACTTGGACCACCAGTACAGCACCTGGGCGTGCCCCCTCCAGCTCGACTGCGCCAGCCTACGGATCGCCGCGACGCGCCGACAACGGGCACAGGGGTATCGGCTCCGGAAGAGGGGCCGAACTCTTCCCCTACCCCGGTGCCGTCGTGTCAGGATGGGGTCCCCGCCGCGCCGGCCCGCGCCGAGGGAGGAGGCCGCGTGAACCGCGATCCCGACGAGCGCCCGCAACCCGACGGCGCGGCGCCCGACGAGTTCGAGTCGATCGTGGCCCTCTGGCGCAACGAGGGCGACGTGCCCGAGTGGCCCGACGACGAGACCCCTGACCCCGTCGCCACGCCCACCGACCTGGAGGATCCCGCTCCGCGACCCGCGCCCGCCCCGCTACCGCCGCGGTCCTACTCGCCCCCGACGCTGCCCGAGGACGAGCACTTCATCCCGCCGGAGCCGCCGCCGCTGCCACGCCTCGGCCCTCCCGCCCTGGTCGGGCTGGCCCTGATCGCGCTCGGGCTCGTGCTGGTCGTCTCCCCCGGGTGGTTGGGTGTCTCCGACCCGTACGGCCTCCCGCTGGGCCTGGTCGGGCTCGCGGCCGGCCTGGGCTGGCTGGTGCTGCGCCTGTGGCCCGACCCACCGGACCGGCGCGACGAGGACGACGACGGCGCGGTGATCTGACCCGACGGCGGTCAGTGCCGGTGGGCGAGCTCGCGGGCCAGTTGAGCCGCGCCGACCACCGCAGCGGCCTCACCCAGCTGCGCAGTGCGGATTCGGGCCAGCGGGCGGCGACCCGCCCCGGTCACCGTGGCGGCGTAGTGCTCGCGCGCCTCGTCGAGGAAGAGCGGCGCCGACACCGAGACTCCCCCGCCGATCACCACCAGCTCGGGGTCGAACACGTCGGCCACGAGCGCGAGTCCCTCGCCGAGCCACCTGGCGAGCTCGTCCATCGCGGCGATCGCCACCTGGTCGCCGTCGCGTGCGGCGGCGGCGACCCGCTGACCGGTGACGCGGCCCGGGTCGCCCGCCACGAGCCTGCGCAGCAGCGGCGAGCCTCCCGGGTCACGGGCGAGCAGCTCGACGGCCGTGGTGGCCAGGGCCGTGCCGCTGCAGTAACGCTCCCAGCAGCCGTTCTTCCCGCACGGGCACGGCCGTCCGTCCGGCACGACCCGCAGGTGCCCCAGTTCCGGCGCCACCCCGAACGCGCCCCGGTACAACTCGCCGTCGATCAGGAGGGCCGAGCCGATGCCGGTGCCGAGCGCGATGAACACGACCGTGCCCGCCCCGGATGCGGCGCCGAAATGCCGCTCGGCGAGCGCGGCTGCGTTCGCGTCGTGCTCGACGACGACCGGCAGGCCGATCCGCTCGGCGATCCGGTCGGCGACCGGCGCGTCGCGCCACGACAGGTGCGGTGCGAACCGGACGCCCCGCCGGTCCGGCGTGACGAAGCCGGCGAGCGCGAGCCCGACGGCCCCGATCCGGTGCCGCTGCGCGAGCTCGCCGATCACGCCGGCCAGTGCCGCTTCCAGGGCGGTCTCGCTGCGTGGGGTCGGGGTGCGCGCCGTGTCGTGGACGTTCCCCTCTGCGTCGACGACACCGGCCCGCACACTCGTCCCGCCGACGTCGACGCCGATGGTCAGCACGGTCATGAGGATCGCCGTTCGACCCTGATCCGTTGCACTCGACGCGCGGGAGGCCGCTCCGTGACGTCCGCGGCAGCGGGAGCCGGACCACCCGCCTCCAGCGCGGCGCGCAGCACGGCCACGAGCCCGGTCGCGTGCTCGGCCAGCCGCACCGCGAGCTCGGGGCGTTCCCCGCGCAGCGCGGCGATGACGGCGCAGATCGGGCACGACGCACACGTCTCGGGCGGGTCGCTCTCGGGTTCGGCCCGCAGCCGGTCGAGCACCGGGTCGAGCCGCTCGAGCGCGGCCAGCGCGAGCACCCGCAGGTCCTCCCCGATCCCCTCGTGGCCGCCGCAGCCGTCGGCGGCGGTCACCGGAGCCAGACCGCGGGGTCGGGGACGAACGCGACGCACAGGTCGTCGCCCGCGACGTGGGCCCCGGTGACCGTGCAGCGGCGCAGCACGGACGGCAGGGCGATCATCCGCCGCGTACCCCCGGTGGTGACGGCGAGATCGTCGTCGAGCCGGACGAGGTCCACCGGTCCGCTTTCCACCCCGGGCAGCCGCAGGACCAGCTCGAACGCGGAGTCCACGGACGTGCCGCTGCCTGCGGTGCGGTTCACCTTCAGCAGCGGGGAGGCCGGGGTGTCCGGCGCGGCAGCGGGGTCGTCGGTGCCGTAGAGGCCGACGGCGAGCTCCCGCAGCGCCGGCAGCCCTGTCGGTTCAGCGGCGGTGTGCTCCGCCACGCGCAGCGGCAACGGCAGCGCTTGCAGCTCGCCGAGCACGGCGCTCTGCTCGGCGTAGCGCTCGCGCAGCCAGCGCCCGGCCGGCCCGCGGAGGGACGAGGGCGCCTCGGGCACGATCCGGTTGGCGACCAGCCCGTCGACGCGCAGGCCGTGCAGTGCCAGCGCGGTGAGGGTGCGGCGGGTCTCCGCGGCCACCACCCGCTCCGGGGTGAGCACGAGCCGGATCGAGGTGGTGGCCTCGTCGGCGAGCAGCCGGCGCAGCCCCTGGAGCTGCTCGGCCAGCGTGTCCAGCGCACCGATCGCGCGGTCCCATGCCGGCTGGGCGTCGCGGCCTGCGGCGAAGCCGCTGATCAGGCCCCGAACGGCCCTGCGGTGGGCCGGGAACAGCCGCTCCAGGTAGGTCGAGAGCGCCTCGGGCAGGCCGAGCAGCCGCAGCGTCTCCGCGGTGGGCCCGCAGTCGACGACCACGACCTCCCACAGCCCGCTCTCGGCGAGTCGGCGCACCTCACCCAGCGCGAGCAGGTCCTCGACGCCGGGCAGCACGGTGAGCTCGTCGGCCATCAGCTCGTCGACGCCCGCGCCTGCGAGCAGCGTGCCGAGGTGGGCCTGGAGCCGGGCCCACGCGCCGTCCAGCAGCGTCCGCGTGTCGACGTGTGCGGCGAAGAGGCCGGGGTCGAGCTCGGTGGGCTCTGCGCCCAGCTCGGCCTCGAACGCGTCGCCGAGCGAGTGCGCGGGGTCGGTCGAGACCGCCAGCACCTTGCGGCCGGAGCGCGCGAGGAGAGCGGCGGTGGCCGCGGCGAGGGTGGTCTTGCCGACGCCTCCCTTGCCGGTGAACAGGACGACGCGCACGACGCGGAAGCGTAATCGCGGGAACAGGTCGGACCTGTCGGCGGGGCCGTCAGGAAGTGCTCTCGACCCGTCGCTTCAGCCCCTTGAGCGCGGTGTCGATGATCACCTTCTCCGCCTTGCGGCGCAGCATGCCGATCATCGGGATGTTCAGGTCCACGGCGAGCGAGTAGGTCACCGTGGTCTCCCCGGCCGTGCCGGCGAGCGTGTAGGAGCCGTTCTGCGCCTTCTGGATCTGCCCCTTCACCAGCGTCCAGCTCACCGAGCGGCCGTCCGGCGCCCAGGTGTAGTCGAGGGTGTAGGAGTCCTTGATCGGCCCCGCGTCCATCGTGAACCGGACCCGCTCGGCGCGCCCGTCGCTACCGCTGCTCAGCACCTCGACGCTCTTCACCTGCGAGGCCCAATCGGGGTAGGCGGGGAAGTCGGCGATCACGGCCATCACGCGCTCGGGCGGCGCGGCGATGGTGATCGAGGAGGTCGTAGCGTCGGCCATGGCGGGAACGTTACCGGGGCACTGTGCTCACCAGCGGAGGACGTAGGGAGTGCCGGTGGAGCGGAAGTGCCCGACGTTGACGCATTCGGTGCGCCCCACGCGCACCCGCTGCGCGAGCGGCTGGTGGACGTGACCGAAGAGCGCGGCACGCGGCCGGTCGCGGTGCACGACGTCCAGCAGCGCCACCGAGGACGCCTCGGCCCGCCGCGTGACGACGTCGAACGCGAGCTCGGGGACGGCCGGCGGCACGTGGCTGCACAGCACGTCCACCCGGTCGAGTGCCTTCACGGCCGCGGTGAACTCCGTCGCCCGCAGCAGGTGCGGTGTCCACGGGCCGCCCGTGCCCGGCTCCACGCCCGGCGGCAGCGGCGCGCCGCCGACGAACCCGAACCGCAGGTCGCCGATCTCCACGACCCGGCCGTCGGCGAGCGTGAGCCCGGGTCCGGCGTAGCGCGGCCACAGCCGGGGCATGTCGACGTTGCCGGGGATCGCATAGGTCGGCGCGGTGAGCGCACCGAAGAGCCGGTCGTACTGCTCCTGCACGGCGTCCTCCACCACGGCGGGCGCGTCGGGCACCCGCGCCCACGCGTCCCGGACGAAGCGGATCAGCGCGTCACGCCCGCCCGCGGTGCGCAGGCGGGCGAACTCGGCGCTCACCTCTGGGCCGAGCACGCGCCCGAGGATGCCGCCCGCCGGGTCGCGGTAGTCGACGTAGTCGACGAGATCGCCGAGCACGACGAGCGCGTCGGCCCCGTCGCCCGCCCTGGCGAGAGTGTCGGAGGCGCCGTGCACGTCGGAGACCACGTGCACGCGCATGCGCTCAACATAGCGCCCCCTACCCGCGAGGCGGCTCCCCCGGCTCACGGCCCGCTTCGAGCCGTTCCTTGCACGCGAACGCGATGGTCTTGGCCGCGCGCTGCCGTCGATCGACCTCGGCGGCGGCGTGCCGCGGTGGCGCAGGCCGCGGCATCCCGTCCGGGCCCTGCGGGTCGGCGCGCAGGTAGTAGTGCAGCACGGTGCCGTCCAGCACGGGCTCGAGCCACACCTCCATGCTGCCGACGAGCGCGCCGCGGACGGTCCACCGGATGCCTTGGACGCCGCGGTCGGTCATGACCGAGAGCTCCAGGTCGGGC
This window harbors:
- a CDS encoding lysophospholipid acyltransferase family protein codes for the protein MLYWWSKFVLLGPLLRLFFRPSIEGLEHVPARGGAILASNHLAVADSFFLPLLVPRRITFLAKREYFIQPGLVGWLKKIFFTGVGQVPIDRSGGSAAQAAMDTAVRLLREGNLLGIYPEGTRSPDGRLYKGKTGVARMALEADVTVVPVAMIGTDKVNPIGSRIWRPRKVRIKIGPPLDFSRYAGMAGDRFIERSMTDEIMYALMELSGQTYVDLYAASVKEKAAAASEATDTATTTTTPPITTDGEGGDGRAASRVPGTRAS
- a CDS encoding ROK family glucokinase; its protein translation is MTVLTIGVDVGGTSVRAGVVDAEGNVHDTARTPTPRSETALEAALAGVIGELAQRHRIGAVGLALAGFVTPDRRGVRFAPHLSWRDAPVADRIAERIGLPVVVEHDANAAALAERHFGAASGAGTVVFIALGTGIGSALLIDGELYRGAFGVAPELGHLRVVPDGRPCPCGKNGCWERYCSGTALATTAVELLARDPGGSPLLRRLVAGDPGRVTGQRVAAAARDGDQVAIAAMDELARWLGEGLALVADVFDPELVVIGGGVSVSAPLFLDEAREHYAATVTGAGRRPLARIRTAQLGEAAAVVGAAQLARELAHRH
- a CDS encoding ArsA family ATPase encodes the protein MRVVLFTGKGGVGKTTLAAATAALLARSGRKVLAVSTDPAHSLGDAFEAELGAEPTELDPGLFAAHVDTRTLLDGAWARLQAHLGTLLAGAGVDELMADELTVLPGVEDLLALGEVRRLAESGLWEVVVVDCGPTAETLRLLGLPEALSTYLERLFPAHRRAVRGLISGFAAGRDAQPAWDRAIGALDTLAEQLQGLRRLLADEATTSIRLVLTPERVVAAETRRTLTALALHGLRVDGLVANRIVPEAPSSLRGPAGRWLRERYAEQSAVLGELQALPLPLRVAEHTAAEPTGLPALRELAVGLYGTDDPAAAPDTPASPLLKVNRTAGSGTSVDSAFELVLRLPGVESGPVDLVRLDDDLAVTTGGTRRMIALPSVLRRCTVTGAHVAGDDLCVAFVPDPAVWLR
- a CDS encoding SRPBCC family protein, giving the protein MADATTSSITIAAPPERVMAVIADFPAYPDWASQVKSVEVLSSGSDGRAERVRFTMDAGPIKDSYTLDYTWAPDGRSVSWTLVKGQIQKAQNGSYTLAGTAGETTVTYSLAVDLNIPMIGMLRRKAEKVIIDTALKGLKRRVESTS
- a CDS encoding metallophosphoesterase family protein — translated: MRVHVVSDVHGASDTLARAGDGADALVVLGDLVDYVDYRDPAGGILGRVLGPEVSAEFARLRTAGGRDALIRFVRDAWARVPDAPAVVEDAVQEQYDRLFGALTAPTYAIPGNVDMPRLWPRYAGPGLTLADGRVVEIGDLRFGFVGGAPLPPGVEPGTGGPWTPHLLRATEFTAAVKALDRVDVLCSHVPPAVPELAFDVVTRRAEASSVALLDVVHRDRPRAALFGHVHQPLAQRVRVGRTECVNVGHFRSTGTPYVLRW
- a CDS encoding polyketide cyclase / dehydrase and lipid transport, whose product is MPSVDVVDETFLAVPPAVVAAEFAVPSRWRRLWPDLELSVMTDRGVQGIRWTVRGALVGSMEVWLEPVLDGTVLHYYLRADPQGPDGMPRPAPPRHAAAEVDRRQRAAKTIAFACKERLEAGREPGEPPRG